The following DNA comes from Candidatus Eisenbacteria bacterium.
GCACCAGGCCCGCCGCGCAGGCCCGCTCGTTGCTCACGTCCATGAGGCCGCTGCGGGGACCCCTCTCCGGCCGGTACAGCGGGAGCTCCAGGAAGGACAAGTTCGCGGCCTCCAGGACCCGGGCGCCCACCCAGGCGACGCGTTCGGCGCCCAGGATGTCCACGAACTCCGCCCAGGTGATCCGGGGGCCCGACAGGTTGTAGGCCCCGCCCAGGCCACCCTCCACCACGGCCCGCGCAAACCGCGCCACGTCGCGCACATCCACGACCTGGACGTGGTCCCACCCGTCGCCGGGCGCGAGCATTTCCCCTCCCCGGGTGGCCCTCTTCACCCAGTAGGTGTAGCGGCCGCTGGGATCCAGCGGCCCCGCGACCACCTGCGGACGCAGGAGGGCGCACCTGCCGGGGAAGAACTCCTCGACCAGGTTCTCACAGGTCACTTTGAGGCGTCCGTAGGATTCCTGGTCCAGCTCGGTCACGTCCTCGGCGGCCGGGGCCACGCGGGGATGGTTCTCGCGGACCGGGCGGAGTTCCGGATCGCCGTAA
Coding sequences within:
- a CDS encoding NAD-dependent epimerase/dehydratase family protein → MNILVLGGTQFIGRHIVETLLAAGHGVSVLNRGKSPDELPPRVERIRADRDQGPAGLAGLAGRSWDACIDVSGYTAVHVRASATALRERVGRYVYISAVAVYGDPELRPVRENHPRVAPAAEDVTELDQESYGRLKVTCENLVEEFFPGRCALLRPQVVAGPLDPSGRYTYWVKRATRGGEMLAPGDGWDHVQVVDVRDVARFARAVVEGGLGGAYNLSGPRITWAEFVDILGAERVAWVGARVLEAANLSFLELPLYRPERGPRSGLMDVSNERACAAGLVLTEPAVTARDTGDWMRDREMPATALSPAREADLIAASRRTSARP